From Halomicrobium zhouii, a single genomic window includes:
- a CDS encoding rhodanese-like domain-containing protein: protein MDGEIGTEELRAILDDVEENGEQGNGDGGDESVRVVDIRSPGAYSRGHIPGSENVPLQRLVDDIEQFEGDDRVVTVCPQGKSSVQAARLITSYEGFDGRAESFAPGLSNWDGPIEKGGDSVEQGEDDEGPQAPF from the coding sequence ATGGACGGCGAAATCGGCACCGAGGAGTTGCGGGCGATACTGGACGACGTCGAGGAGAACGGCGAGCAGGGCAACGGCGATGGCGGCGACGAGAGCGTCCGCGTCGTCGACATCCGCTCGCCGGGCGCGTACTCCCGTGGCCACATCCCCGGGAGCGAGAACGTCCCGCTCCAGCGACTCGTCGACGACATCGAGCAGTTCGAGGGCGACGACCGGGTCGTGACTGTCTGTCCCCAGGGGAAATCCAGCGTCCAGGCGGCGCGGCTGATCACCTCCTACGAGGGGTTCGACGGGCGGGCCGAGAGCTTCGCACCGGGGCTGTCGAACTGGGACGGCCCCATCGAGAAGGGTGGCGACTCGGTCGAACAGGGCGAGGACGACGAAGGGCCGCAGGCGCCGTTCTAG
- a CDS encoding NUDIX hydrolase — MTDRASTHEWPVLESETEYETGWYDGGYDLVGQPDGSEKKYYWAELPDAVVVVARTGDDLVFVDQYRPAIREQCLELPAGIVEDGESYSEAGARELREETGFDPAGVSLLEEFWCATGVLRHRRGIVFAEGLEPVERELDDNEFLTVRTVPVEEALDVARREPANDATIEGILLAQAEGLL, encoded by the coding sequence ATGACCGACCGCGCCTCGACCCACGAGTGGCCCGTCCTCGAGAGCGAAACCGAGTACGAGACCGGGTGGTACGACGGGGGGTACGACCTGGTCGGCCAGCCCGACGGCTCGGAGAAGAAGTACTACTGGGCCGAACTCCCCGACGCCGTCGTGGTCGTGGCTCGCACCGGCGACGACCTCGTTTTCGTCGACCAGTACCGCCCGGCCATCCGCGAGCAGTGCCTCGAACTACCCGCCGGCATCGTCGAGGACGGCGAGTCCTACAGCGAGGCCGGCGCTCGCGAGTTGCGCGAGGAGACCGGCTTCGACCCCGCCGGCGTCTCCCTGCTGGAGGAGTTCTGGTGTGCCACGGGCGTCCTGCGCCATCGCCGCGGCATCGTCTTCGCCGAGGGACTGGAACCCGTCGAGCGCGAACTCGACGACAACGAGTTCCTCACCGTCCGGACCGTCCCCGTCGAAGAAGCCCTCGACGTCGCCCGCCGCGAACCCGCCAACGACGCCACTATCGAGGGCATCCTGCTGGCGCAGGCGGAGGGGCTGCTGTGA
- a CDS encoding DUF2243 domain-containing protein, producing MSAASTRSRSLLVGAGVLGFGLGALVDVLLFHLVLQWHHLVSSLVTPETLAGLRTNLVYDGLFSLAMVGVMGVGAALAWRALNHSAEPHSPVRATGALLVGAGAFNVFDGVVDHFILGVHDVVHGTQAFNPHWVGASLLLVGLGVLVLTRE from the coding sequence GTGTCCGCCGCTTCCACCCGCTCGCGCTCGCTGCTGGTCGGCGCCGGCGTCCTCGGCTTCGGCCTCGGCGCCCTCGTCGACGTGCTCCTCTTCCATCTGGTCCTCCAGTGGCACCACCTGGTCTCCTCGCTGGTTACCCCCGAGACGCTGGCCGGCCTCCGGACCAACCTGGTGTACGACGGCCTGTTCTCGCTCGCGATGGTCGGCGTGATGGGCGTCGGTGCGGCGCTGGCGTGGCGCGCGCTCAACCACTCTGCCGAGCCGCACTCGCCGGTGCGTGCCACTGGCGCCCTGCTGGTCGGTGCGGGCGCGTTCAACGTCTTCGACGGCGTCGTCGACCACTTCATCCTCGGCGTCCACGACGTGGTCCACGGCACGCAGGCGTTCAACCCCCACTGGGTCGGCGCGAGCCTGTTGCTGGTCGGCCTCGGCGTCCTGGTCCTGACGCGCGAGTGA
- the rimI gene encoding ribosomal protein S18-alanine N-acetyltransferase translates to MTTVAPDDRDPAAVRAVDRDDLLTIHRIEKAAFPQPWPFSAFERYLDEPGFLVAEREDPDAGGDRAVVGYVVADTVPNHGSPLGHVKDIAVDPDHRDEGVGSTLLQRAIDVLDEADAGSIKLEVRATNDRAISLYREFDFHHRRTIPNYYGNGEDALVMVRSE, encoded by the coding sequence GTGACAACCGTCGCCCCGGACGACCGCGACCCGGCCGCTGTCCGAGCGGTCGACCGCGACGACCTGCTGACGATCCACCGGATCGAGAAAGCCGCCTTCCCCCAGCCGTGGCCCTTCTCGGCGTTCGAGCGCTACCTCGACGAACCCGGTTTCCTGGTGGCCGAGCGCGAGGATCCGGACGCCGGCGGTGACCGGGCCGTCGTCGGCTACGTCGTCGCCGACACCGTCCCCAACCACGGGTCACCGCTGGGCCACGTCAAGGACATCGCCGTCGACCCCGACCACCGCGACGAGGGCGTCGGGTCGACGCTCCTCCAGCGGGCCATCGACGTCCTCGACGAGGCCGACGCCGGGTCGATCAAGCTGGAGGTCCGGGCGACCAACGACCGCGCCATCTCGCTGTACCGCGAGTTCGACTTCCACCACCGGCGGACGATTCCGAACTACTACGGCAACGGCGAGGACGCCCTCGTGATGGTTCGGTCGGAGTAA
- a CDS encoding VanZ family protein, with product MRRLWVPLVPRWLRWSVVVLVAATVFYLSVLVSPGPAGRELLGPLWDKYLHAVAYAGLALVTAYATADWREWPYRRAVAVLVATVAFGVLIEFAQAAVPYRQFSVADMVANAAGAFLVVGWFAVEARVRYRRVDPVDLVEESLVPALGREE from the coding sequence ATGCGCCGCCTCTGGGTCCCGCTCGTCCCGCGCTGGCTCCGCTGGAGCGTCGTCGTCCTCGTGGCGGCGACCGTCTTCTACCTCTCCGTCCTCGTCTCGCCGGGCCCCGCCGGCCGCGAACTGCTCGGCCCGCTCTGGGACAAGTACCTCCACGCGGTCGCGTATGCGGGGCTCGCGCTGGTGACGGCCTACGCCACGGCCGACTGGCGAGAGTGGCCCTACCGGAGAGCCGTCGCCGTCCTCGTGGCCACCGTCGCCTTCGGCGTCCTGATCGAGTTCGCCCAGGCGGCGGTCCCCTACCGGCAGTTCAGTGTCGCCGACATGGTGGCAAACGCCGCCGGCGCGTTCCTGGTGGTCGGCTGGTTCGCCGTCGAAGCCCGCGTCCGGTACCGCCGCGTCGACCCCGTAGACCTCGTCGAGGAGTCGCTCGTCCCCGCGCTGGGACGGGAAGAGTAA
- a CDS encoding DUF5809 family protein — MHTVGWFLPESEQEASERYEALASTAQLVVRESTRAMEFGREEYDERVTGDVVGTARDVLFAEQLQVTVGTREEFEEHRADSDGEYQVFGSENVDNVAWHAPGFADGVAATFHGEEEAAVGTLRRQAMGHVYEDVV, encoded by the coding sequence ATGCACACAGTCGGGTGGTTTCTGCCGGAGAGCGAGCAGGAAGCGAGCGAGCGCTACGAGGCACTGGCGTCGACCGCACAGCTGGTGGTCCGCGAGTCGACGCGGGCGATGGAGTTCGGTCGCGAGGAGTACGACGAGCGCGTGACCGGCGACGTCGTCGGGACCGCCCGTGACGTCCTGTTCGCGGAGCAACTCCAGGTCACGGTCGGCACCAGAGAGGAGTTCGAGGAGCACCGGGCGGACAGCGACGGCGAGTACCAGGTGTTCGGCTCCGAGAACGTCGACAACGTCGCCTGGCACGCGCCCGGCTTCGCCGACGGCGTCGCCGCGACGTTCCACGGCGAGGAGGAGGCGGCCGTCGGGACGCTCCGCCGGCAGGCGATGGGGCACGTCTACGAGGACGTGGTGTAG
- a CDS encoding MFS transporter, with product MSSQHGDESGLAAIPWRSSALYVVLASSLMGVMGVSLITPVLPDLRAVFTITDAQVGLVITAYTLPGVVLTPFIGLVADRVGRRRVIIPLLVLFGVAGAGISFAGSFTEVLVLRFVQGIGASALVTLAVTLIGDFYDGAQRDAVMGFNGSMLGTGAALYPLIGGALAGIRWNAPFLFFGVGVLVGVFAALTLDEPEGQQSTGTAEYLSRMRQAILLPEALAIFAAIFVIFFVFYGAVQTALPLLLSDEFGLGAGRIGVVLAMVAAASAGVSSQYGRISQWRSAPELVALGFVAYGTSLFGIWLAPSPLFIGAALLLFGVGFGIVMPSIDTAIVTLVSGRLRAGMMGMRTSMLRLGQTLGPVSFTFLAEAGFATTTAGYRVLLVASGAVVLAAGVAGYLLLRH from the coding sequence ATGAGTTCTCAGCACGGCGACGAGAGCGGACTGGCGGCGATTCCCTGGCGGTCCAGCGCGCTGTACGTCGTCCTCGCCAGTTCACTGATGGGCGTCATGGGCGTGTCGCTGATCACACCCGTCCTGCCCGACCTGCGGGCGGTGTTCACCATCACCGACGCGCAGGTCGGCCTGGTCATCACGGCGTACACGCTGCCGGGCGTCGTCCTGACCCCCTTCATCGGCCTGGTCGCCGACCGGGTCGGCCGACGGCGGGTCATCATCCCGCTCCTGGTCCTGTTCGGTGTCGCCGGCGCCGGCATCTCGTTCGCGGGGAGTTTTACGGAGGTACTCGTCCTGCGCTTCGTCCAGGGCATCGGGGCGAGCGCGCTGGTGACGCTGGCCGTCACGCTCATCGGCGATTTCTACGACGGTGCCCAGCGCGACGCCGTCATGGGGTTCAACGGGAGCATGCTGGGTACCGGCGCGGCCCTCTACCCGCTGATCGGCGGGGCGCTGGCCGGAATCCGCTGGAACGCGCCGTTCCTCTTCTTCGGCGTCGGCGTCCTCGTCGGCGTCTTCGCCGCGCTCACGCTGGACGAACCCGAGGGCCAGCAGTCGACCGGCACGGCGGAGTACCTCTCCCGGATGCGCCAGGCCATTCTCCTCCCGGAGGCGCTGGCCATCTTCGCCGCCATCTTCGTCATCTTCTTCGTCTTCTACGGCGCCGTCCAGACCGCGCTTCCGCTGTTGCTGAGCGACGAGTTCGGCCTCGGCGCCGGCCGCATCGGCGTCGTCCTGGCGATGGTCGCCGCGGCGAGCGCCGGGGTCTCCTCGCAGTACGGCCGGATCTCCCAGTGGCGGAGCGCGCCCGAACTGGTCGCGCTCGGCTTCGTCGCCTACGGGACGAGCCTCTTCGGCATCTGGCTCGCACCCTCGCCGCTGTTCATCGGCGCCGCACTCCTGCTGTTCGGCGTCGGTTTCGGCATCGTCATGCCCTCCATCGACACGGCCATCGTGACGCTGGTCTCGGGGCGCCTCCGGGCGGGCATGATGGGCATGCGAACCAGCATGCTCCGACTCGGCCAGACGCTCGGCCCGGTGTCGTTCACGTTCCTCGCCGAGGCCGGGTTCGCGACGACGACGGCGGGCTACCGGGTCCTCCTGGTCGCCTCGGGTGCAGTGGTCCTGGCCGCCGGCGTCGCCGGGTACCTGCTCCTCCGGCACTGA
- a CDS encoding formyltransferase family protein gives MGADTDDSLEIGVLCSDAIPRWQRRALDRAIAETSAEITHLVMKEPEVRGCRTVPYYRRALRRVRNYPLWSLVGVGRSLTPTPEHERFDPISDVEGVSTAERVYCRPEPADDFGVELPAPVVDELAAAVDVVVRCHGFGILKGDILQAPRHGVLSYHFGDINEYRGRMGRGFWEFIHGDDATGVTLQQITETIDGGGVVVLEHVDIDDLYTWQAIKRRGYVVAEGMLVTAVKRLTDPTFTPSQPDEGDYYTLPTGTAVGRYLVTNTAGRIQRWVREQSSPGESRA, from the coding sequence ATGGGAGCTGACACCGACGACTCACTCGAGATAGGCGTACTGTGTAGCGACGCGATCCCAAGGTGGCAACGTCGGGCGCTCGACCGGGCGATCGCAGAGACGAGTGCCGAGATAACCCACCTCGTGATGAAGGAACCGGAGGTCCGCGGGTGTCGAACGGTCCCCTACTACCGACGGGCGCTACGTCGCGTCCGCAACTACCCCCTGTGGTCGCTCGTCGGGGTCGGCCGCTCGCTCACCCCGACGCCGGAGCACGAGCGATTCGATCCGATCAGCGACGTCGAGGGCGTGTCGACGGCCGAGCGGGTCTACTGCCGGCCGGAACCCGCCGACGACTTCGGGGTCGAACTCCCCGCGCCCGTCGTGGACGAACTGGCCGCGGCAGTCGACGTCGTCGTTCGCTGTCACGGGTTCGGGATCCTGAAAGGGGATATCCTCCAGGCCCCCCGACACGGCGTCCTCAGCTACCACTTCGGCGACATCAACGAGTACCGGGGTCGGATGGGGCGGGGGTTCTGGGAGTTCATCCACGGGGACGACGCGACGGGCGTCACGCTCCAGCAGATCACCGAGACGATCGACGGTGGCGGGGTCGTCGTTCTCGAACACGTGGACATCGACGACCTGTACACCTGGCAGGCGATCAAGCGGCGCGGATACGTCGTCGCGGAGGGGATGCTCGTGACGGCGGTCAAGAGGCTCACCGACCCGACGTTCACCCCCAGTCAGCCCGACGAAGGGGACTACTACACCCTCCCGACAGGCACGGCTGTCGGCAGGTATCTCGTCACTAACACCGCCGGTCGGATCCAGCGGTGGGTGCGAGAACAGTCCTCTCCCGGCGAGAGCAGGGCCTAA
- a CDS encoding NUDIX hydrolase, with protein sequence MTEEPTAEPPDETPTAASREPAEGTWNRSDPEWPVRESVIAWETPFFEAGYDVVERPDGEEANYYWLNPSNAVIIIARTDDDELVLVDQYRPRFRMQTIGLPAGGIDEGEDPADAARRELREETGYRAGELSFVESYVPSGWTRYVRHVFLATDLTEGEPDPDEGEVIETLTAPVDEVLDVVRSREGPVNGLALTPLLLAREDELL encoded by the coding sequence GTGACGGAGGAGCCGACGGCGGAACCGCCGGACGAAACGCCGACGGCGGCCTCCAGGGAACCCGCCGAGGGCACGTGGAACAGATCCGACCCCGAGTGGCCGGTCCGCGAGTCTGTTATCGCCTGGGAGACGCCGTTCTTCGAAGCGGGCTACGACGTGGTCGAGCGACCCGACGGGGAGGAAGCCAACTACTACTGGCTGAACCCCAGCAACGCCGTCATTATCATCGCCCGCACGGACGACGACGAACTCGTCCTCGTCGACCAGTACCGACCACGGTTCCGCATGCAGACGATAGGGCTTCCGGCCGGCGGCATCGACGAGGGCGAGGACCCGGCCGACGCGGCCCGTCGAGAGTTACGCGAGGAGACGGGCTACCGCGCCGGCGAGCTCTCCTTCGTCGAGTCGTACGTCCCCTCGGGGTGGACGCGCTACGTCCGCCACGTGTTCCTCGCCACGGACCTGACGGAGGGCGAGCCAGACCCGGACGAGGGCGAGGTCATCGAGACGCTGACCGCGCCCGTCGACGAGGTGCTCGACGTCGTGCGCTCGCGCGAGGGACCGGTCAACGGCCTGGCGCTGACGCCGCTGTTGCTCGCCAGGGAGGACGAGCTGCTGTAA
- a CDS encoding GNAT family N-acetyltransferase, translating to MTDGIRVATADDAGTIRDIYAPYVTGAAITFATDPPDEAELAADIGEADRYPWLVYEEGDVVVGYATASSLRSRPAYDWAVELTIYVAEDAHRSGVGRGLYTALLDVLARQGYCDAYAVTTLPNPASVGLHESMGFDRVGRFPAAGYKLDDWHDVAWWHRQLRERPADPDPPAPVAAVRETSAFADALRAGEAALEG from the coding sequence ATGACGGACGGAATCCGCGTCGCGACGGCGGACGACGCCGGAACGATCCGGGACATCTACGCCCCGTACGTGACCGGGGCCGCGATCACGTTCGCGACGGATCCACCCGACGAGGCGGAACTGGCCGCCGATATCGGCGAGGCAGACCGATACCCGTGGCTCGTCTACGAGGAGGGTGACGTCGTGGTCGGGTACGCGACGGCCTCGTCGCTGCGGTCGCGGCCGGCCTACGACTGGGCGGTCGAACTGACGATATACGTGGCCGAGGACGCCCACCGCTCGGGTGTCGGTCGGGGCCTGTACACCGCGCTCCTGGACGTGCTCGCCCGCCAGGGCTACTGCGACGCCTACGCCGTGACGACGCTGCCGAACCCGGCCAGCGTGGGGCTCCACGAGTCGATGGGGTTCGACCGCGTCGGACGGTTCCCCGCCGCGGGGTACAAACTCGACGACTGGCACGACGTCGCGTGGTGGCACCGCCAGTTGCGCGAGCGACCCGCGGATCCGGATCCGCCGGCGCCGGTGGCGGCGGTTCGCGAGACGTCGGCCTTCGCGGACGCACTCCGGGCCGGCGAGGCCGCCCTGGAGGGGTAA
- a CDS encoding M14 family metallopeptidase: MDEDGTVAAADAGLRVLLGYPGANATDLTVDGDTVNLAPDLRDAGDDWLFYWNVSIESDENRIVTVSFPEKVVGPWGPAVSQDCAQWSWLGADATVDRTAFRYEFGPGERTFFAFSLPYVRQDFERFWSAVDSQGQIERSTLTTTERGRTVPVLRIGDPGSDTHAVITCRHHACESPASLVLEGILSKLADRPPKSWCAHVVPFVDLDGVQRGDQGKQRLPHDHNRDYAESNGVTDEIDPLYSTTSAIKRYVRSLGGTIPLGLDLHSPFKWGSPHDRVFFAGAPAGATDADRRFARVLDDESDDRANSLCFRVAGGFAEPGGRGGGTTFTGFLDRQGATVSRALEVPYFGTQENQTTPERCWGLGSAVGQAVERFIDDETND, translated from the coding sequence ATGGACGAGGACGGAACCGTCGCTGCTGCCGACGCTGGCCTCCGCGTTCTTCTCGGCTATCCGGGTGCGAACGCCACAGACCTCACCGTCGACGGCGATACAGTCAACCTCGCACCGGACCTGCGCGACGCGGGCGACGACTGGCTCTTTTACTGGAACGTCTCTATCGAGAGCGACGAGAACCGCATAGTGACCGTGTCGTTCCCGGAGAAAGTCGTTGGCCCATGGGGCCCCGCCGTAAGTCAGGATTGCGCGCAGTGGTCGTGGCTCGGTGCCGACGCGACGGTCGACCGAACTGCCTTTCGCTACGAATTCGGTCCGGGAGAGCGGACGTTCTTCGCGTTTTCGCTTCCCTACGTCCGGCAGGACTTCGAACGGTTCTGGAGCGCCGTCGATAGTCAAGGCCAGATCGAGCGGTCTACGTTGACGACGACGGAACGGGGCAGGACTGTTCCAGTCCTTCGGATCGGTGATCCGGGGTCGGATACTCACGCAGTAATAACCTGTCGCCACCACGCCTGTGAGTCGCCGGCGTCGCTCGTACTCGAAGGGATCCTGTCGAAACTAGCTGACCGCCCGCCGAAGTCGTGGTGTGCCCACGTCGTCCCGTTCGTCGACCTCGACGGCGTCCAGCGCGGCGACCAGGGGAAGCAGCGGTTGCCCCACGACCACAACCGGGACTACGCGGAGTCCAACGGCGTCACCGACGAAATTGACCCACTCTACTCGACGACGAGCGCCATCAAACGATACGTGCGCAGTCTCGGCGGGACGATTCCACTCGGACTGGATCTCCATTCGCCGTTCAAGTGGGGGTCTCCTCACGATCGGGTGTTCTTTGCTGGCGCCCCCGCTGGGGCCACCGATGCGGACCGGCGTTTCGCACGCGTTCTGGACGATGAGTCCGACGACCGAGCGAATTCGCTGTGCTTTCGCGTGGCGGGGGGATTCGCGGAACCCGGTGGTCGAGGTGGCGGTACGACCTTCACCGGGTTTCTCGACCGGCAGGGCGCGACTGTCTCGCGTGCGCTCGAAGTTCCGTACTTCGGGACCCAGGAGAATCAGACCACGCCCGAGCGCTGTTGGGGACTGGGTAGTGCGGTTGGGCAGGCAGTTGAGAGATTCATAGACGACGAAACCAACGATTGA
- a CDS encoding DUF7344 domain-containing protein: MRKPSDGEATSPAIERHRAVFAHPRRLSAVRCLARTDDELHLADLARDVARREAETDRGPADEDEDEDEDADAIDRIYVDLYHVHLPKLAEVGVVSFDPESRVVSAAVDARSVQDWVATDDPRAVLDAVAETAE, translated from the coding sequence ATGAGAAAACCGAGTGACGGCGAGGCGACGAGCCCGGCTATCGAGCGGCACAGAGCGGTGTTCGCTCATCCCCGCCGCCTGTCGGCGGTTCGGTGTCTCGCGAGAACGGACGACGAACTTCACCTCGCCGACCTGGCCCGTGACGTCGCCAGGCGCGAGGCGGAGACGGATAGAGGACCGGCGGACGAGGACGAGGACGAGGACGAGGACGCGGACGCGATCGACCGGATCTACGTCGACCTCTACCACGTCCACCTCCCGAAGCTGGCGGAGGTGGGGGTCGTCTCGTTCGACCCCGAGTCGAGAGTCGTCTCGGCGGCGGTCGACGCGAGGAGCGTCCAGGACTGGGTCGCGACGGACGACCCCCGGGCCGTGCTGGACGCCGTGGCGGAGACGGCCGAGTAG
- a CDS encoding aldo/keto reductase has product MTDVPTVELQSGDELPAVGVGTWDIGGDTVRESVRAGLEAGYGHVDTAEGYMNEAEIGEVLADYDRDDVWLTSKVLPKNLNYDSVIQSCEASLEKLGTDYLDLYLIHWPNPAISLRETMDAMATLYEAGKVRNVGVSNFSAYQLSCAQHVSDVPIAVNQIEFHPYLQRSDLVEYCRETDTVLEAAAPLARTEVFGDETVQDLAEQYDKSPAQIVLKWEVEQGVIPLPKSSSPEHVEQNLALFDWEMDDADLAKLDDLDRDEPVYDFPSRDWTGDVYGISQ; this is encoded by the coding sequence ATGACAGACGTTCCGACGGTCGAACTGCAGAGTGGCGACGAACTCCCGGCGGTCGGCGTGGGAACCTGGGACATCGGCGGCGACACGGTCCGCGAGTCGGTGCGGGCGGGCCTGGAGGCCGGCTACGGCCACGTCGACACCGCCGAGGGGTACATGAACGAGGCCGAAATCGGCGAGGTGCTGGCCGACTACGACCGCGACGACGTGTGGCTCACCTCGAAGGTCCTGCCAAAGAATCTCAACTACGACTCCGTCATCCAGTCCTGCGAGGCGTCCCTCGAAAAGCTCGGGACGGACTACCTGGACCTCTACCTGATTCACTGGCCCAACCCGGCCATCTCGCTTCGGGAGACGATGGACGCGATGGCGACGCTGTACGAGGCAGGCAAGGTGAGGAACGTCGGCGTGTCGAACTTCTCGGCCTACCAGCTGAGCTGTGCCCAGCACGTCAGCGACGTCCCCATCGCGGTCAACCAGATCGAGTTCCACCCCTACCTACAGCGCTCGGACCTCGTCGAGTACTGCCGCGAGACCGACACCGTGCTGGAGGCCGCGGCGCCACTGGCCCGTACGGAGGTCTTCGGCGACGAGACGGTCCAGGACCTGGCGGAGCAGTACGACAAGTCGCCTGCCCAGATCGTCCTGAAGTGGGAAGTCGAGCAGGGTGTGATTCCGCTGCCCAAGTCCTCCTCGCCCGAGCACGTCGAACAGAACCTGGCCCTGTTCGACTGGGAGATGGACGACGCCGACCTGGCGAAACTCGACGACCTCGACCGGGACGAACCGGTCTACGACTTCCCCTCGCGGGACTGGACCGGCGACGTCTACGGCATCTCGCAGTAA
- a CDS encoding MBL fold metallo-hydrolase: MTVRHDGLTVDWLGYATLRLEGEETVVYVDPGRYGVLTGEWEPDTDGIGHPPSQDYRAEDGDVVCVTHVHHYDPDGIERVAGDDATVVAFEDIDGQAADRDLPPLDELPYEIRRVGTKDSLETDAGVRVWSVPAYNEPDGPNTRPDGTPYHPEGFGCGFVLDVEGTRVLYPGDTDVLPGHRSIDVSLFCPPIGQRFTMDRHEAAQLAATIDPDLVLPIHYNTFSTQEIDSRAFAADVAEAGVPVVLDEH; the protein is encoded by the coding sequence ATGACAGTCCGCCACGACGGACTCACCGTCGACTGGCTCGGGTACGCGACGCTCCGCCTCGAAGGTGAGGAGACGGTCGTCTACGTCGACCCGGGCCGGTACGGCGTCCTCACGGGCGAGTGGGAGCCCGACACCGACGGCATCGGCCACCCGCCGAGTCAGGACTACCGCGCAGAGGACGGCGACGTCGTCTGTGTCACCCACGTCCACCACTACGACCCCGACGGCATCGAGCGCGTCGCCGGCGACGACGCCACCGTGGTGGCGTTCGAGGACATCGACGGCCAGGCCGCCGACCGCGACCTGCCGCCCCTCGACGAGTTGCCCTACGAGATTCGCCGCGTCGGGACGAAGGATAGCCTGGAGACCGACGCCGGCGTCCGCGTCTGGTCCGTCCCGGCGTACAACGAGCCCGACGGCCCCAATACGCGCCCCGATGGCACTCCCTACCACCCCGAGGGCTTCGGCTGCGGCTTCGTCCTCGACGTGGAGGGAACGCGCGTCCTCTACCCCGGCGACACCGACGTGTTGCCGGGCCACCGATCGATCGACGTCTCGCTATTCTGCCCACCCATCGGCCAGCGCTTCACGATGGACCGCCACGAGGCCGCCCAGCTGGCCGCCACCATCGACCCCGACCTCGTACTCCCCATCCACTACAACACGTTCTCGACCCAGGAGATCGACTCGCGCGCGTTCGCCGCCGACGTCGCCGAAGCTGGCGTCCCCGTCGTGCTCGACGAGCACTGA
- a CDS encoding DUF6176 family protein: MPEVILARARVGPGQEDRLRDWFTELADRESEVVETLQHEGVYTETAFIQTLDESTYLYLYMEAEDLEAADDAGDAEEYDIDEEHHEVLRETLAGEWEELETVGHFTNPSLR; this comes from the coding sequence ATGCCAGAAGTGATCCTCGCCCGGGCCCGCGTCGGGCCCGGCCAGGAAGACCGGCTTCGAGACTGGTTCACGGAACTCGCCGACCGCGAGTCCGAGGTCGTCGAGACGCTCCAGCACGAGGGGGTCTACACGGAGACGGCGTTCATCCAGACGCTGGATGAGTCAACGTACCTCTACCTGTACATGGAGGCCGAGGACCTCGAAGCGGCGGACGATGCCGGTGATGCGGAGGAGTACGACATCGACGAGGAACACCACGAGGTCCTGCGGGAGACGCTTGCTGGCGAGTGGGAGGAACTGGAGACGGTCGGTCACTTCACGAATCCGTCGCTCCGGTGA
- a CDS encoding DUF5810 domain-containing protein, translating into MGYACPVCEDPQSDAGHLANHLAFTAITTGGDHEEWLDEHVPGWGQLGEAELAEEVADHAEETEFPQVFEESGLEDSHDHPHGHGGHQHGGGAQGLDDHGLDPSAARSRGAGDLDEEAQKIMAEARELTEEIRDGDEDAVDEGTSDDGGSSDDESDEADESGENAEADAEGESEGETE; encoded by the coding sequence ATGGGCTATGCCTGTCCCGTGTGCGAGGACCCACAGTCCGACGCGGGTCACCTCGCCAACCACCTGGCGTTCACGGCAATCACCACCGGCGGCGACCACGAGGAGTGGCTCGACGAGCACGTCCCCGGGTGGGGACAGCTCGGGGAGGCGGAACTGGCCGAGGAAGTCGCCGACCACGCCGAAGAGACGGAGTTCCCGCAGGTGTTCGAGGAGAGCGGGCTGGAGGATTCACACGACCACCCGCACGGTCACGGCGGACACCAGCACGGCGGCGGTGCACAGGGCCTCGACGACCACGGCCTCGACCCGTCGGCGGCCCGGTCGCGGGGCGCCGGCGACCTGGACGAGGAGGCACAGAAGATCATGGCGGAGGCCCGCGAACTCACCGAGGAGATACGGGACGGGGACGAGGACGCGGTGGACGAAGGGACGTCGGACGATGGCGGTTCGAGCGACGACGAGAGCGACGAGGCCGACGAGAGCGGTGAGAACGCCGAAGCGGACGCCGAGGGCGAATCCGAAGGCGAAACCGAGTAG